In Colletotrichum destructivum chromosome 1, complete sequence, the sequence CGAAACGACGACACCGCGCTCGAACTTGGGAGAGGTTTCCTCTAACAACTGGGAGGGGTCACTCTGACGGACTCGAAACGAATACCCACTGGCTACGAGTTCCGATTcgtgggggggaaggggagtCTACACAGGATGGGAGGGGAAACAAAATGGGAATGCCCGGCTCGGCTAGACTCTACGTATTGCATGTTACGGTCATAGGGAAAGGAATGCAAAATCATTGATGCCTCTGAACGAAGACACGAGGCCCCCAACGACTCCCCCCGTCCGTCTGAACCGCGTCTCGGTGATGGCCTCGGACCAATGAGTCCTGGTGGCCCCCACTAGCCGTTGCTTGCATTCATCGGGCTCGGTTGATTATGCCGAAATATCGATCCGCTCTACTCGTCCATCTTTCCAATCAATTCTAGATTGACGACATTGTCCCATGCCTGGCTGAAATGTGAATTGTTCTTTCGGCCCTGGAACGAAAGAAGCCTGAAGCCCCGCGAATGCCCGCCACGTGTGTTAGGCCGCTATGGTGCCACCATGAATCGTCGAAACCGCCTTCTGGCCCGGAATTCGAACCTTCCATTATCGGGACACTATCACAAGCATGGTACCACAGATTCTTTTGCCTAGGTGGACTTTGTGGCGCTCTGAGAGACACAATATTGCCCCCACAAAGTCACATGGTCCTGTGTGCTACATTTCTTGATACAGTTTCAATAGGTAGCTGACAACACCACACTGGAAAGACTTCCTGGCCAGAGGAGATATATGCTTACGTCCGACGGGTATGTGAAAGGGTCAAGCTTCCGTCGGCGTCTGGCGCCGGCGAGTAGCGCATTCACCCTCCGCACATGAGAGAAGCACCACCACACATGTCGCTGTCACCATCCTTGTCCAGCGCCTCATTATATTTTCGTTTGCGAATAAACACTGAAATTGCTTTGCTATGACTGTCTAGCAAACCAACCGGCGAAGCATATCTGCTTCGAAAGAGGCAGTCGTGTATCGACCGCGTCGTTCTCCACCCTGATGTCCCTGTCCATGAACACCCAAAGCCTGGCCTGTGAAGCGAACCTCAAATTTCCAGGTAACCCAAACCGAATCAAAGAGCGATCGTCATAAAACGCCGGAGTACGATGCATCACACATTAGGAGTGAGGGAGATATCCGAAGAGGGATTCGAACCCATACTCCGGCCGCCACTCGAATCGTCCGAGGGTCTCATCGGTCCTCGGCCCACTCGTTCTCACGGCGAAtctgctcctcttcctcgggcGTAAAGTCGTTGGTGATGTTGAATGTCTTACGAATTTCCTCCGGGGACTTGCCCTTGATCATGTTGGCGACCGTCTTGCAgccaacgtcgaggaggggCTTGATGTCCAGGTAGTTGGAGGCCTAGACGGACGTCAGCTTGGGCACGCTGCCAATTGGGGCCAGAACGAGGGGGCAACGTACAAGGATGATCTCAAAGAGCATCTCCTGGTCAACTTGCATAAACTTCTGATCCCACTCCTCAATCTCGGTGGTCTTCTTGCGAGCATCGTTCTCATCATCCTGGGTCTGGACGGGATCGTTGCGGTGGTGCTCGCACCACTCGATCACCTTGCGAAGGACAGCCTCGTTCACCTGCAACGGAAAGAGTTAGCGAACTGTCCAGAAGTGAAGCAAGAGGTGGCGGGATTGAGACGTACGTTCGGGATGGGAATGGGATTCTCCTGGCTGATACTATCGTCGCCAACATCCTCGAGCATGTTCTTGATGAGCATGGAGCGCTCAGCGACAACGCGATCTAGAGTCCACCAAATCAACAAAACGCGACAAGGCCGAGTGGTGGCGTGAGGGGTCTGACGTACCGACGGGAATGGTGATGTTGTCGTTGGACTGCACCCAGATCTTGGAGTCCTTCTTTTCGGCGGCCATCTTAGCTGATATGTATGGATGACTGTGGGATACTATCTTCTGGAGCGTCAGCTTGAAAGTGATGGGTTGCGATGGGCGAGCGGGCGAGTGGTAATTGATTGATTGATCGACTGAGGCCGTTTGTTGGTAGAGGAAGGTGGGGGAATTATGTAGTCGGTCGGAGGTGGCAGTCGCTGGATTGTGTTATAGACATTCACTCACATATCGGAGAAAAATAAATCTAAGTAAAGGGTTCGTGGGCGGAAGTAACTGTGGGCTGTTTCCGTTTGGGTTGGTGATTTGGTACCGACAAACGGGAGGTAAGTAGGTGATTTGTGGTTGGAGATGGCCTTTGAATCACGTTCGCGGGCTGACGTTGGTTTTCAGGCTGGGGGCAGCtggtggagaagaagaaggcacaGAGGGTGCGGCTACCCGGAGAGGGTAGAAGCAGTGAAGGCAAAGGGCAGGAGGCACGCACTTTGGTTGGTTCAGAGAGTTTGTTCTCGGATGATAAGTGGGTCAATTAGCCTTGGTTGCCTGGAGAAGTTGGTCCATGGGCACTGCAAATCCGCCGGCCACTCAGGTTCCCCGCTCAAATGCAGGTCAATGAGAGGCATGGCGCTTCGAGGTGGGAGATCCGCCCCGTCGAAGAGTCTACCTAGCTACCTATTCtataagagagagagagagagagagagagaagggggattTCTAAGAGCACTGTGTCTTCCAATCCAGGGTACCGGGGTCGTTAGGCAGAAGCATGGTGGAAGTATCCCTCTCACTTGGATGACTCCTCCCCGAAGTCATACACGTTCTTGGGGCTGGGAAAAGAAGGCACGGACTGCTGCATGCCATTTGCGGCTTACTAGCAGAGTGGCTTTGTTTGCTGCTGCCACCAGGCCGCCACAGCTCAGCCCTTTCTAGAGTTAAGTCGATAGGTTTCTACATTGATTAAACTTGATGACTTGAATATTTTGGGCATCAAATTGTCGAGTTTTCGTCTCTGCTTTGCGCGACGTAACTTGGGCATGCGCTTCAGAGTTGAACCAGTCATGACGACTTGGCCGACGAATGAACGTTGTTGGATGCCAGGTTGGCTGCTCGAGTATCTGATAAGCTGAAGCCTCAAGCCAAGTACGTTGGGGGATAGAACTGGCGTGATGCGCAGCAGCAACAGTTCGAGGCACCAGTTCAAAAAAAACATGAGTGACTCCGCGTGTCACAATGCCACTATAAGTATGGAAAGTTGGCGTTCTCTGACCACACCTATGACAATCTTCTGGCCCAGGACAACCACGTACGCAGTGTGCATCGTGGACTCTTTATCATGCTTTCCTGATGTCGAACTCCTACAATAGAGATTTGAGATTGATCTGCCAAAGTATTTCACCATAAAGACCTTCGGAAGCACTCGATGATCGGGTCTGGAACGGGGTTTCCAACTGTCGTTGCTGTCTCATGACACAGGTCAAGACAAAGCCTCCTTAGAGAGAACCCATGACCATATGCCAACCCATGATCTTGTATAGCGCCTCTAACGAGAACCGAGTTTGAGAAAAGCGCATTCTTCCCGCCGCATGTACCAGGTAAGAAGATGCAACTGTTAAGGGCAACCTAAACGAAATGTTTATGCCGGGCTGTCGATGCCAACTGGCAAATTGGAGAGCGCAACATACGGCCCTGCCACCGGTCACCAGGAAGGCGCTTGGTGCTGTTGGACTTGGGTATGTCTGCTACGCCAGGGGCCGAGAGAGCCGGCGAGGCAGACTCGGCGCGATCCAGACTGCACCGAGACCGAAGTCGAGTCTATGGCCCCTCCGTTTCCGTGCCGGCGGAGCACCGTCAACCAACCCGCCCAACGGTTGTacggagaagacgaggcgCTCAGGCGAGTGGCTCTGACCCTAGATAGCTAGTGTACGTAGTCCCAAATTCAAGgctgtcgaggtcgacgacggtccAGTCGGCCGTCAGGTTTGTCCTCGCCATCTGAGCGCGGTGCCCTATTTTTTTTCTTGTGGCATGGTTGACTGTTGTCTGCTCACAGAAAAAGTCATGGATGTGGCCCGGTACCGAAGCCAATATCAGGCTGGAATCTGGAGAAGACGGGGGGAGATAGGACAAGCCAGGGCCGATGGCGAAAGCGAGCTGCATGCACTTAAAAGAAGCCTGTCTACTCCACGGAATCGACCCCCACGACGAGCAGGGGAACCGCTGGTCTCATGACGCGCAGTCAGATGGCGCGAGACACTGGGGGATGGGGACATATGGCAAAGCATTCCTGGCATTTGCGTCGCGCCAGGAACTTGGAGTGCGAGACTGAGGCTGGGCGGGAGTATATACAGCGATGACTTGGCCGGTTTCACGGAGGTGCGCCGCCCTAGGCCTCCGTCTGCGATGACAGTCATCCATGATGACCAACCCCATGGGATAGCGCATCGGACCTCGAGGGGCGCGCCAAGCCGAAGCTTCCGTTGAGGGCGCAGACGCGGCCGCGTCTGCGCAAGAtgcgccccccccccccatcccccgGGGTCTAATGTCATTCTGTTCGTCTGATATCGGCCCTCGCAGGACGAACGGGGGGTGGTTAGTTAACCCGACTGGTGTGTGGCGCGTGTGTGTTACTTTGGAGACGGGTTGGCATCAAGGAAGTCGACGAGTTGTCCCcaggtcgaggagatggaAAATGGATCAAATGATGCATGATGACAACCATACAATCTGACGGCCATGGTTCGAGAAACCTGATGACTGACAGCGTGTTATCTGGTTGGCCTCTGTCAGGGGAAAGGGGTGTtgtcctcccctccccaccccctgGTGCTTGAcgagagagggcgaggaggaatAAATCAGAGAATGGAAGGTCGCCAATGCTATTCCGTCCTGCCCGTTTTGGGGGCTAGCGTTCCCACACGAGAGCCCTAGCGAGAGGAACTTGGCAGGGAACAGGGGGCCGTTGCAGGCTTGCAGCGGGCTCTCTCGGCCAGAGGTCTCACTCCTCAGGTTTGGCCAGCCCCAGCAGCCACGTCGCGCATCACGCTGCACCTGCACCGTGGTATAGGACAGCTGCACCGGGTTGGCGATCCCTGTGCCTGTGAGGTGTGCCGCGGAACAAGCATTTTACCAAGCAAAGGCAGGGCAGGCGAGAGCAAGAGGCATATCGCATcgtgtctgtctgtctgtctgtccctTCCTTGCAAAAATAACACCCCACGGTCGCCCACCcaccttcgtcttcgtcttcgtaCTCTTGCCTTCCTGCCTGACTTCAATCATACTTCACTCACCCTTGCCTCACTCACACCTCATCTCGAGAAGAACAGCACCGAAGCACCGAAGCACCAAACAGAATCGAGAGCAGGGGCCATGTGCCTGCTAGTCTCCGAGATTGCGGATACACCTTCATCTGGATAGTTCTGGGCCGATTGCTTGGGAACTGGGAACTGGAACCTTACCAACCATtagatacctacctacttacctgGGTACTTAAAAAAAAGGGCCCCCTCCCAAcgagctggagctgggaCATTGGACTAAGCGCCCAGCGTCAGCAGCGCAGAATTATCCTGACCATCACCCTACCTACCACCTATCTACCTTAGCTGTCCTTCCTTTGCGCAGCATATTATTgcttttgttttctttttgcttCTTCCTGCGCACTTCTTCTCTCTTACCTCCCTCGCCGTACGGATACTTGGCCTTGCAATAatcttttccctttctctaCAGCTTGATCGTATTTCTTGCTCTTCCCCTtcacctcactcactcccaGCCCACCTACACGCCTGGCCGACAGTCGCATAGTTGCTCCTCTTGCATGTACTCTCCCTTCAGATGATGCGACGTTGCGGCCGACACTCCTTTTCGCAACGAACCTCCCGCCGACCTTGCCCCTGCTGACGGCGACCGACCTGCGATTCACCTGCTCTTGGCCGCGGACCGATGCTCTCACTGCGCGCAACACTCCCGACGACTACGTAATCATTCGCAACAGTACCAGCCATGTGGCGGAGAACATACCTGTTCCTGGTGTTGATCCGGCTGTGGTTTGCGCTGTCGCCCAGCTACCTTCACCCCGACGAGAATTTCCAAGGCCCAGAGGTCATTGCAGGTAGGTCTGGCCCTATttccggctgctgctgccgctgttgttgttgttgtcgctgttgttgttgtcgctgttgttgttgtcgctgttgttgttgtcgctgttgttgttgtcgctgttgttgttgtcgctgttgttgttgtcgctgTTGCCTCACACTTGTTGTCCTCTTCGCGTGCGTGGCGGACCCCCTTCTGTGCTTTGCGCCACGGAGCTTCCCCAAGCTTCCCTGAGCTGTCGCTGGGCTAGGATTGAGTTTGGGCTCAATTTGGCCTGTTTGTTTTCGCTGCGGAAGACCTAGACTAACGGCGTGGCGCAGGCCAAATCTTTAGCTACCCGGTCCGACACACCTGGGAATTCACAAACGACCATCCGATACGAAGCGTCTTCCCATTATGGCCTGTGTATGGTCTGCCtatgctgctgctgcgatGGCTGTGGatcggcaacggcaaggaCGGAGAGATCCCTCCCATCGCAGTCTTTTGGACCCTGCGAGTGCTCATGTTTGTTACTAGCTTCGTGCTGGAGGACTGGGCCATTCATGAGCTCATCAGCTCCCCACGCCACCGTCGCGTTGCTGTGCTTCTTGTTGCTTCGTCCTATGTCACTTGGACCTACCAAACACACaccttctcgaactcggTCGAATGTCTGGTCGTTGCATGGTGCTTGGTCTTGATCCAGCGCATTGTCGAGAGTCCGGTAAGGGACCCCCCTTCCCTTAGTACAGCTTTGTGGACACCTGTGGATATGCTAATAATGCCTCTGTTATTGTTCTAGCAACAATCATCACTTCTTGCTTCTTCGATTCTCGGCATAGTGGCCGTATTTGGATTGTTCAATAGGATTACTTTCCCGGCATTCTTGTTGATTCCTGGATTCCGCTTGATACCCCATTTTATCAATCGGTTGGTCCATCCTTGGCATCATGTCATTAAGGATACGCTCACTAACTGCCCGGCAGGCCCCTTTCTTTCACCGTCATGGTGCTGGCCGCTCTCACAACCACATTGGTCGCCATCACCCTGGATACGGCATTTTACCTCCCTGAGCCCATAAAGTGGACAGACCTTGTCTCCCGACCAGTCGTCACGCCACTCAACAACCT encodes:
- a CDS encoding Putative S-phase kinase-associated protein, encoding MAAEKKDSKIWVQSNDNITIPVDRVVAERSMLIKNMLEDVGDDSISQENPIPIPNVNEAVLRKVIEWCEHHRNDPVQTQDDENDARKKTTEIEEWDQKFMQVDQEMLFEIILASNYLDIKPLLDVGCKTVANMIKGKSPEEIRKTFNITNDFTPEEEEQIRRENEWAEDR